The following is a genomic window from Antechinus flavipes isolate AdamAnt ecotype Samford, QLD, Australia chromosome 3, AdamAnt_v2, whole genome shotgun sequence.
aactaattgatacaatgcttgtgtttgcacctttaatCATTGGAGTTGACacctttgggaaatttcagggttaaGTATGGGAtatttgaattcacacctcccttgaagcttttggggccagagagcactatgggagaaaacccataattcctctctctctctcgtataaaagagacagacagaggctctcggtgaGATTTCAGCTGAACTacgccagaagctctctctccgaggcaagacggactcaacttggtgctggctctagaggctgaagaaagcagaggcagaagcaaaggacaaagaggcaagagctcttggaactaagcagagagatagacctcaactaaccgggctatattggagataaaagatctgaacttttatcacctggctgtaattatggatctgaactgatactaaggctgcctccaagaaaatctCCCCGGAGAAACCTTCCTCgagaaacctaccctctcccccagagagaactagtttacttattttaaaagaagatcaccacaccTTCGGATCTTGGTTTCATTGGGGAATCGGaagaggagagcctgccaccacttctctgtctttcctAGTCCTGATTCTGACTGAGTTTGTCCGAGCGACCTCCGGACCTCCTTCTCCGAACCCAACGGTGACGGCGTCGGAGTTGAGCCATGGCCGCGCGCAGAGAGTTCGACTTGACCGGCGCCAAACAAAACACCGGCGTGTGGCTAGTGAAGGTTCCTAAGTATTTGTCTCAGCAGTGGGCCAAAGCCTCAGGAAGAGGAGAAGTAGGAAAGCTGAGAATTGCAAAGAATCAAGGAAGGACTGAGGTATCTTTTACCTTGAATGAGGAACTTGCAAATATCCATGATATTGGTGGAAAACCTGCTTCTGTTAGTGCTCCCAGAGAACATCCGTTTCTCTTGCAAAGTGTGGGAGGACAGACATTGACAGTCTTTACAGAGAGCTCATCAGAAGGCCAGCCTGAAGAAAATTCTGAGAGCGGTAATAATGATAAACTTTCATTGGAGGGAATAGTGGTACAACGTGCTGAATGCAGACCTGCTGCCAGTGAAAACTATATGAGATTGAAGAGGTTACAGATAGAAGAATCTTCAAAACCTGTAAGATTATCACAGCAGCTGGACAAAGCTGTTACAACAAATTTTAAACCTGTGGCTAATcatcaatacaatattgaatatgagaagaaaaagaaagaagatggaaagcGGGCTAGAGCTGATAAGCAACAGGTTTTGGACATGTTGTTTTCAGCTTTTGAAAAACATCAGTATTACAATATTAAGGATTTAGTGGACATCACCAAACAGCCTGTGATATACCTGAAGGAAATCTTGAGAGAAATAGGCATTTACAATGTTAAGGGAACCCACAAAAATACCTGGGAACTGAAGCCAGAGTACAGACATTACCAAGGAGAGGATAAGAGTGATTAGGAAGACCTCATCCATATGCCCACAAGAAGCTGATGATAGGGTGGGCTTGTGACTGTACTAAGCAAACCCTGCAGCCTTCCTCAAAACTTTGAGCAGTCTGTGAAGATTCCAACAAATTTATCTTGTGAATTTGTCACAATGACCCTTGGGAGAAAGACCATGTACCTGTATTATGTAAAccatttaaaaatgacaaaagagctattttgagggggaggaaaggagcaGATCACAAGTTCAGCCTTTCTAATACTATTTCTACAAGGCCATGATATCTTTCTAGGGAGCTCAAAGTTATTAAGGCTTAGAGGGCATAATTTCCACCTAGGGAAGAAGCCAAATGGTACAAGGAAAAAGAACACTGATTACGCATCAAGATTTCTATGATGCAGGGCCCACATCTAACATGAATacattgtgtgaccttgggttaTACTGTggaacaacaataaatatttatttattgccttATGCTTGCTCCTTGGGGTTTTAAGGTAAAAAATGCCCTAGTCTCTGCTTCCAAGGAGCTTGCCTTCCATTTTGGAGGCCAtgacatatataaataagtatgatCCAAAGGATCATGGGATTAAGACGAAATAGAGGTCTGGACAGAATgctcttgaaatatttgaaataggAGCAATTGGTGCCATTTAGCAATACAATGCATGCTAGTTTCCATCCACTCATCTCTGTacctgtaaatatttattaaacttctatATATACCAGGCCCTGATCTAGATTCTAGCAGAAATTTGAACTGTTCCTGCCCTTATGAAGATTATATGTAgtatacatgcatacaaaatatgtacaaaataattgcAAGATAACTTTGGGGGATGAAAGGGACCCCAAAATATTGGGACTCCCCAAAGTTTTTTAGATTCCAGACTGGTGTTGCAAGATGTCTCAAAAGACTTGCAGGCTCTGATCCATCTATCCAGTAAAGAAACAAAGTTTATTATGATTGTAATGACAATTAAAGTGGGCTAAATTCCCCAAAGAGGAAGATAGAATAGAGTAAGGAGCAAGCAGgcaaatttatagggaaaagtgGGAGAAACCAGGTGCTTCACGTCTCTGATATGCCAATTTTATGGGTTTGAGGTAGAATTGAGGAGTTTttgtcagagttttttttttttttttttttttgtgcagagGTGCCCTACCCATAATTCTCCTGGCAGATCTCATAAGTATGGGGGAGGAACCTTCTGGAGGTATGTTTTTAGGGTTCAAACATCACTAGATCAAGTGTTGGGCATCCAATTTTGTCTTTCCTCTCCAGGAACTTTAGGCATCTcgttattaatattcattagctCCAAGCATCCTGTTATCACTGATCAGCAGGCTGTTTTCTGACAGCCAGCAATCTTTTGGACTCAGAGTTCTAGCCAGGTAAGGTAAGTGAAGACAAGATAGACTAAGGGAAGACATATATCATTCCTAGGGGCTGCAGCACATCACTAGCACCTGAGAGATATCAGAAAAAGACCTCTTATAGAAGGGGATTCTTCAGCTGAGCTTGAAATTCttcaaatccaaattttttttcaagctcAGCTGAAGTATctccttctacaagaagtctttttcTCATACCTTTCAGGTGCTTGCTAACTGTGAGATACTATGTCCAGTTGTCTCCTACCTTCATGCCTTCACATAACCCATCCCCATGCCTGAGATACATTCTCTATCCACTTATGATTCTTTCCCATGACACATTTAGGGTATTGCCAGAACCAAGGCATTGAGATGAGGGATGGAGAATCATGTGGAGGAAAGCAAATGTcaaaaaactgaaagtaaaagtCAGatctttaaatgacaaatagatGATCttataggacagctaggtggtatagctGGGTAGAATGTTGGGTCTAAAattaggaagactcctcttcttgattaaatccaacttcaaatactgactgtgtgattctgaacaagtaatttcaccttgtctgcctcagttttcttatctataaaatgaactggagaaagaaatggcaaaccattccaatatctctgtcCCGAAacccctaaatggggtcacaaagggtggtcatgactgaacaactaaacAGCAACAGATCAGTCTACATTTGCTCTTAGAAGTAATAGGGCACTGCTATAATTTATTGACTAAGGGACAGAGGGGTAAGATGGCTCTTCCTATGcattaggaaagtcactttggcaAGGATCCCAGGAAACTGATACCCCATAGAGGACCGTATTGTTTTGTAGTGCAACTTAGCCACTGAATGTAGTTTACAAGCTTTGTTAGCAGTTTTCTGCAGTCAGAACAGTGGTCCCCTTCAATTTTATTCCATGTCAGCCCTTTTTTGTTATGTGTAtcaagttgttttgttttgacattaGTGATGGCACTTTGCTGCCTTCAGCCTTTTTGTGGGTTAATGTGAGAATCTAGAATAATGAGTAGCAAATGGCAAAAATACTTTAAAGCAGCGAGCTTAATTAAAAGTTGGAGGCAGAAGTGTTTTTAGTTGAAAGATGGCTAAGAAACAGAACAGATGATGTGATTCTGGGCTATCATGAAACCATGGAATGCAGTGAAATGAATACTGGATTTAACATCagatatctgggttcaaatctttgcCACTTAAAGTAGCTGGAATTTGtgaaacactttataaatgttatttaattttacaCTCATAATGACTCCTGACATTATGAGTACAacttaatagatgagaaaaatgaggctcttatcacacagatagtatgtaTCAAAGGTAGTTTTCCATCCACCTCATCTCATCTATTCTTTAAGAAGTTGTTTCAAACTTAGTCTTCTTTCTTGAAATCTTCCACAATACCCATACTACTAACTTTCTCAGCTAAGGaccttgcttcatattttattgagaaaatagaagatgaTTGCCAtggattctctctttttctttttatttcacaacCTCCTGGCAttatcttctattcttttttcttttactacaaTCTCTGACAAGTGGGTGACTCTTCTCCCTCCAAAGTCAAACCCTTAAATGTATACTTTATTCCATCTCAATGTGCCATATCACATTACTtctcatcccatcccatcccatcccatcccacccCAACATCTTTAATTCCCCTCTCTCATTTACTTTGCACAGCCAATATGTTGCCAAATATTGTCAACCACAGCTCCTCTTTCGTTGTCCTTTTCACTCACTAACCTTAATAACTCACCATGGCTCAGGACCTCCTCATCTTCTGCCTGGACTATTGTGCTTGACTCTTATTTGATTTCTCTGCTTCAGTCTGACTTCTCTAACTTATCCTTCACACAAATGTCGAAttgattttccttaaatataaattagacatatcttttccctattttataaattatacttCCTCCCTATTACCTATAGGAGAAAATATGAGCTTTTCTGGTTGACATTTAAACCATTCACAAACTGGACTCAAACTTACCTTTCTGGACATATTGGCCTTTTTGCTGTTCCTTATCTCTCATATTATGGTACATTATCTCTCACTTCTGGGCTTTGCATTGGTTCTCCCCATAATCAGAATATACTCTTTTCACCTCTATCTCTCAGAATCCCAGGCTTCCTTGAAGGTGTAGATTCAGCACCATTTCCTATAGGACATCCTTCCTAATCACTTTATATCCTAGTGCATTCCCTGACTCCAAATAATtttgtatctgtaaaatgagggggtgagAGCAAACGATCTATAAATGCTCTTGAGTTctaagttatataaaaataatcctatgaaataatcttccctttttatcctctctcttctttctctcctctccttccttctttattgccaaggcaattgggattaagtgacttatccagggtcacacaactaataaattttaagtatataaaatttgaagttaggtccttctgactccagagctgataGTCTTTtcattgtgctatctagctgccccagagaaCTGATTCTTTAAGCCACATTGTGGTATCAACAACTTTGGTATTTTCAGCAACCTAGATTTTAGATATCTCTCATTAAGGTTAGGGTCTAACTACTCTTTCCCCCAACACTACCAAACCTGGATTTGGACATTCTCTGGACTCATGGGTATGCTGAAGCTAGTTCATATTggcagatgaaaaaattgttaaattttcattgtgagatttttcattttatctcagaGATGAAAAAttctacaaatcagggcttgattattgtttttgttaatggACTCAAGAATGTGATGGAGAACATGTTAAGAGTACAGATTAAACTTTGCATTATGTGTAGCTTTTTTTGAAACgctgttattaaatatttactagaacACCTCTGCTCCATTGCTGCTCCCTTATTCTCATCTATTTCCTTATCCTCCCCCCAACTAAGGTATGACACTACTAATTTCTAATGTTCACAGCATCAGTTAattcttaataataaaaataataggttAGTTTCTTTTAATGATCAATTaggtatatattatttattatctaaaCCTTTCATGtgctttccctattttttaactTAAGTCATTTCTTGGATAACTACTTCCATAAATTAATGATTTGCTATGTAAAATAATAGTGcaacattataatttttttgatattCAGAGTTCTTGGTATGTGTCAATAAATAAGCACCTAGAATGCCAGAACTAGGTGAGAACTCAGAGACAATAATAATGAAggtaaaaatcaaacatttctgTAGTACCTCagggtttacaaagcatttttccaaTGATAGTTTGAGTCACATGTAAAGTgtatgattatcctcattttataaatgaagaacctGTGCCTCGggtaaaataatttgcccatgaACATGGAGCTTATAAATGATAAAACCAAAATTCAAAGCTAAGTCTCTTGACTGTAACTCCTTCCTATACTAGTGTTCATCCTATTCATCTTCTAGTGTTCATCTAGTGTTCAACTTCCTCATTGGACTCCTAAGAGGGGTCCCAATGACAGAGTGCCATGGTCATACAGCTTGCCAGTGACAAAaatgccttttgttttatttttgctaaagccttatgctttttttttccactcagaTCTGCTGGAAAATTGCTGTCCATGGTCCTGAGACTGGTTGCAGGGCCAAAGCAATTATTAGGCAGAGAGCTTAGTGGCTTTTATTTCCTAAGACTCTGTCCTCCACAGAATTCACAAATGCTTCCTGCTGGGATATTGAACCAGCATTCCTGAACATAATCCCTCTCCTACTACAGGACTATCacataagagaaaataataacatcatttcagagctagaaggggcctTGGAAATCAATTAGTCCAACTTCCTCAAGGGActtaggaggaaactgagtctagaGTCAAAAAACTAGGGCAAGGCAAAGCCATAACAACTTTTAGTGGAAAGTTCTGAAGAAAAACTGTGAGGGAAAATGTGCCACATGCTGCTTTTTGGTAGACCATTATTTTAACAttgtaaaaatgagataaaatttgaaaggTATATATAAAAAGCCTTATACTTGGTCAAAGAATCagtttaaattcaattcaatagctTTTATGAAGCTTTTGTTTACCTTGAGCCAGATATTAtgtaagaatacaaataaaaggaagTATAATTAGCTCACTATTGGTCTTAAAAAGATTTGGGGGTCTTTTTAATGTTAATGGACAGAAAAGCTCAACAGGAGTCAGCAGTGTGATATGGCGACCAAAAATGCTAATAGAATCTTAAATCAGACTGAGAAAGCTGTAGAGTTAGACTTTACCAGAAGTATTGTGTTTAAtgttggggaaaggaaggaaataaatattattattatagctttttatttacaaaacatatgcatgagtaatttttcaatattgaccctagcaaaaccttctgttccaacttccccccactctcctcccctagcaggtagtccaatacatattaaatattttacattataaatatgttaaatataatatatgtatacatatttatatgtatacatgctgcacaagaaaaatcagatctagaaagaaggtagaaaaacaaaaatgcaagcaaacaataacagaaagaatggaaatgctatgttgtggttcacactcatttcccatagttctctctctgggtgtagctgattctcttcattactgaacaattggaacttgtttgaatcatctcattgttgaagagggccatggccatcagaactgatcattgtataatcttgttgttgaagtgtataatgatctcctggttttgctcatttcacttagcatcagttcatgtaagtctctccaagcctctctgtattaatcctgctggtcattccttacagaacaataatattccataatattcatataccacaatttattcagccattctccaattgatgggcatccattcaatttccagtttctagccactacaaaaagggctgccacaaacatttttgcacatgtgggtcctttcccttctttaagatctctttgggatataatcccagtagaaacactgctggatcaaagggtatgtacagtttgataactttttgaacatagttccaaattgctctctagaatggctggatttatccacaattacaccaacaatgtatcagtgttccagttttcccacatctcctccaacatttgtcattaccttttcctgtcatcttagccaaactgagaagtatatagtgatatttcagagttgttttaatttgcatttctctgatcaataatgatttggagcatcttttcatatgactagaaatagtttcaatttcttcatctgaaaattgtctgttcatatcaattggagaatggcttgatttcttataaatttgagtcaattctctatatattttggaaatgagacctttatcaaaacctttgactataaaaatgttttcccagtttattgcttcccttttaatcttgactgctttttgtttttacacaaagcttttttttgtttgtacaaaatcttcttaacataatcaaaattttctattttgtaatcaatgatgatctttagttcttctttgctcacaaagtccttcctcttccacaggtctgagaggaaaacaatcctatgttcttctaatttatttataatctcattatttatacctagatcatgaacccattttgaccttatcttggtgtatggtattacgtgtgggtcaatgcctagtttctgccatactaatttcccattttctcagcagtttttgtcaaatagtgaattcttattccaaaagctgggatctttggttttgtcaaacactagattgctatagttattgactattttgtcctgtgaatctatcCTATTCTACTAATGAACTAGTCtaggaaataaatattattaagcacctactatacacTGGAGTATGAGTTGTCTGGTATTAAGATTGCTGAGCCTCTTTCAGGGTTGCTTTCCCCCTTTGGTATCCATCTGATCCACCTAACTCTTACCTGTATCTCCAAGAAGCTGTGGTATGTACAGTAGCCATATCCCAgtaaaccattttggcagatCAGCTAAACAAAGTTCAGGGTAACTGAAGGAGACTCAAACCTTACAGTAAGTTAGGGAAAACATCTGAAGCATCTGAAGACTTTACCTGATGGAATGAATAGATGACAGCAATCTGctaatggccatgaaggcaaATGAAATAGGAACTATGGAGTGCTTAGAAATGGATTAGACATCAAAggcaccaaggtcatccactgcatagATGCAATGTCTTGACTCTGTCTTTTCACTAGACACTGATGActttgaaagagagaatgaagctaatgattttctgtagttctgattcacttaaatccaatttacacatgATTCAAAAGATGTCATGCatatcattttaccatttctgcctACCTCAAAGTTCTAGTGTAATTGGTGATGACCAAAACACAGGTGTGGGTATACTGGGAGCTGCAGTCACAACCTTGCACACAGTCCAGGCCATAGAGTAGTCTAGCAGTATCCTGGGTGTCTGTGCAGCATTTTAAAGAGCATACTGCTCCAAGTATGAGGAAAAAGCTAGAGAAAGTACCCTAAAATTGTCTTATCCAATCCTGACCTCATTACTACAGCAGGCAGGGAGCGCACCCTGTggtcaaaatagataaaaatgtaCCCAAAACTTCTGTAATATTGATTCTGCTCACCATaggttggaaggaaggaaggaaagaaaagatggagggagggagggagggagaaagcaaATGTtgacatttaatagactatgttaTTGTAAGGAGAATTAGAGAGACAATATATGAGAGTTACAAAGGCAGTGTGTGGTGCAGAGTGCTACTGATTATAGACTTATCCTCGTCAAGCTAAATGTTCACATTAGCTTGTGACAACAAAGCTAAACATGGTGTCCCCATGGTGAAAAGATTGTCAGAAGAATTAATGTAAAAAGATTAGAGGGCTTCTTTAAGAGGGAacagtttgttgctaacttggTTAGCAAGTTGACTCAATACACAATTGTCAacaatggagcagaaaaggagtgggtaGCTTTCAGAGATCTGGTGTATAGCAGTGCATTTTGCATCATTTTACAATAGCTAACTGAAAGAAGGTTAtgccccaggagttcaaggaGGTCTCCACTGTTCATCTCTATAGAGGTTAAGGGAATGGATTGTCATTCAACAATCACAGTGAGGTGCTCTCTCTTAAGCACTGCTGGCAACACTTGAAGTCCTCCTTAACAGGCTGATCCTACATCTGGAAGAAGGTCAATTACCTGAGAGCCAGTATGGCTTCAAAAGAAGCTAAGGAACAGTTGATATGATGTTTGCTGCCCAATAACGCCAGAAGTGCtggagcagaacagaggtctgcATACAACATTTGCAGATCTGACCAAAGCCTTTGATACAGTCAGTTGTGAGGACATATGGAAAATGTTGCAAAATTTGGTTACCCAGAGCagttcatcagtattgtacaTCAATTTTGTGATGGCAACGTTGGAGTAAAACAAGGCTATGTCCTTGCTCTTATGGCTTTTAGCATGAAGTTTTCAGCCATGTTCTCAAATACCTTCAGTGAGGATGAACATGTCAAAATAAGTTACTGCACCAGTGGTAAATTCTTTAACTTGAAAAATCACAAACCAGGAACTAAAAAGAGGGAGTGTTGGTGTATgaatttttgtttgcagatgactgATTCAATGCAGTATTCTGAAGCTGAGATGAAGCAAAGTgtggattgattctctgctgctttgGTCTAACAACACCAAAAAACCCCCAATAACAACACAGGTATTCCATCGGCCAATACCAtatcatccatatgtggaaccatcagttataacaaatggagaagttttgagtgctgtggataaattcacttaccttgaCAGTTTTCCAAGGTTGTCCACATCAATGTTAATTGATAagacattgataatgaggttgacacatgATTGTCAGAGCtaactcagtgtttgggaggctctgaaggaaaatgtGGGAATGGAGAGGTGTTAGACCTAGTATCAAACTGGAGATCTTACAGAGCCATTGTgttgacttcattgttgtatgcctgtgaaacctggacagtgtaTGGGCACCATATCAGGAAACCcgaattgtttccatttgaattgttttagaaagattttgaagatcacctgacAGGATAAGATACCAAACATTGAGGTTCTtttttgaactaaactgccaagtcTTCATTTAGGCTGGCTAAATGTATGCTTGCAAAAAGACTATTTTGGGGcatctaggtagtacagtggatagagcaccaaccctgaaatcaggaggatctgagttcaaatctggtctcagacacttaacacttcttagctatatgactctgggcaagtcacttaattccaattgcctcagttaaaaatgataaaaaaagactattttatgaagaactcaaaCAGGGTAAGCgttcacaaggtggtcagaaaaaacaatacaaagaCACTCTTAAgatctctcttaaaaactttaaaactgattgtatgacatgggagatactggcacaggaccacccagcatggtatACTTTCATTATAGCATGATATCATGATGACCTCACCATATCATGATATATGATAtcatatgcacatgcatatggTACtgtgcaaagcagaattgaattagtgaagaagaaatatgagacaCTCAAAATTAGAGAGTCCACtctaaatgttcacatggactatctgtatctgacctgtggcagagcattctgaactcatattctaatctaattagccacagttggacacactataacttgactctaacatagtaatatcattttggtcctcttcgagaatgaggGACAACAACCAATTAAtcaactatatgccaggcactgtgctaaacactttacaaatattttctcatttaatcttcataaaaaAACCTATGAGATAGGttctgttattattcttattttacattggagaaaatggaggcagacagagattaggtgatttgcccaaggtcacacagctggaatgCATCTGGGctggaattgaattcagatcttcctgactttgggcccagagctctatctactgtgtcatctagtcATCTAGGTTAGTACCTAATTTTGGGTGTCCCactttagaaaggacattgataatTTGTTCTTACTttactagcatttataaagctctttaagATCTTATGAAGCGAATATAAATGCTTTCTCATTCAATTCTCAGGACAAATTGGTGAAGTAAAAGTTATTATCATgctcatattttaaataaaaaaactgagacaataaTTGTCTTGTCCACAGTGAGACATCTGatagagaattgaattcagatcttcctgtgTTCCATCCACTGGAGAGCATCCAGAGGAAAGCAATGAAGATACAGAAAAACCTGGAGCTCACCTTCCTCAGGGTCATtagttttcattctattttattctgtcCTGCTCTGTCTGGTCTCCCTCTATTTAATTCTACTTTATATCATCTTATCCTTTTACTATAGACAACAATTAGATTAGATTGTAGATTTAGGATTGAGTGAAAGGACTAGAGGcatttactgaaaaataaaagatttagcaGGCACATATTAGTTGTCCTTGGGTATTCACAGGGTTCTggcatagaagaaaaattagattttattctGGTTGTCACAAGAGGTCAAAACTAGGA
Proteins encoded in this region:
- the LOC127555141 gene encoding general transcription factor IIF subunit 2-like; protein product: MAARREFDLTGAKQNTGVWLVKVPKYLSQQWAKASGRGEVGKLRIAKNQGRTEVSFTLNEELANIHDIGGKPASVSAPREHPFLLQSVGGQTLTVFTESSSEGQPEENSESGNNDKLSLEGIVVQRAECRPAASENYMRLKRLQIEESSKPVRLSQQLDKAVTTNFKPVANHQYNIEYEKKKKEDGKRARADKQQVLDMLFSAFEKHQYYNIKDLVDITKQPVIYLKEILREIGIYNVKGTHKNTWELKPEYRHYQGEDKSD